Part of the Kitasatospora sp. NBC_01266 genome, CGGGGATCTCCGGCGGCGGGATCAGACCGGCTGCCGCCAGCTCGGTCCAGCGCTGCCCCAACGGGTCGAGCGCGGCCACCCACTCCCGGACCAGTGGCAGCCCGCCCGCAGCGTCCGACTCGCCTGCACCGCCGGTCGATTCGCCCGCCCGGTCGAAGGTGTCGACCACCGCGTGCACCTGCGCGATCAGCAACTCACGGTTGGCGGCGAACCGTTGATCGAACGCGGTGCGCACCGAGGGGTCGACGGTGCTCAGGAACCCGTCCGCGTGCGAGCGGAAGGAGATGAAGCCGCGCCGCACGGTCGGGTCGTCGGGGTGCCGGCACAGGGTGTGCGCGGTGGCCAGCATCAGCCGCAGGGCCAGCAACTCCCGGTTCTGCCCGGCCGCGACGGCCGCCAGGTGCGTGAAGACCAGCTCGTTGGTCCGGGTGTAGAAGGCGGCGAGTTCGTCGGCCGCCGTCTCGCTGCCCAGCACCTCGGTACGCCGGTCGTGCGCGGCCCAGCTGATCGCGTTGTCCGGGTAGAACGGCGTCAGCGACCCCTGCTCCGCCTCGCTCTCGGCCAACTTGCGGTGCACCGGAAGCAGTTCGGCCTCACTCGGTACCGGTCCGGCCGACGGGCAGCGCCGCAGGTACTCCCCGACCAGCTCCTCGACGGCGGGCTCGACGACCTCGCGGAACGCCTCGGTGGTGGCCTCGAAGACCACGCGCAGGTGCGGCCCGC contains:
- a CDS encoding thiopeptide maturation pyridine synthase, producing MTPREWRAVHISYYQEDRDALILGAVRPLLARVAPDVDTAYFVRHWRRGPHLRVVFEATTEAFREVVEPAVEELVGEYLRRCPSAGPVPSEAELLPVHRKLAESEAEQGSLTPFYPDNAISWAAHDRRTEVLGSETAADELAAFYTRTNELVFTHLAAVAAGQNRELLALRLMLATAHTLCRHPDDPTVRRGFISFRSHADGFLSTVDPSVRTAFDQRFAANRELLIAQVHAVVDTFDRAGESTGGAGESDAAGGLPLVREWVAALDPLGQRWTELAAAGLIPPPEIPDRADGSFDELLERSPFHRAIVGNHAYWELMFRDQRFQRYRLMLNYTYLHLARLGIPGLGRYLLCHLAARAVEQAYGVDAEQTVLAFVAAHPNTPSGTVSR